The following proteins are co-located in the Carassius gibelio isolate Cgi1373 ecotype wild population from Czech Republic chromosome A9, carGib1.2-hapl.c, whole genome shotgun sequence genome:
- the LOC128019782 gene encoding extended synaptotagmin-3: MSAAVSGGQEPSISTGDPGLSVNDVSQLIMEFLMFITRAIVLCYPVYLTGSLGLSISWILLIMLMWTMWKNNRRWKDQRIDTAIDFLENEKDVIRNELKAMNMPAWIHFTDVEKAAWINKILQQAWPFFGMYMEKLLVENIQPSVRLSNPHLKTFTFTKVHMGQKAPTITGVRVYTHELETREVILDLNITYEADVDIDADVRAAIKVGVKGLQLQGMLRVILEPLIGQAPIVGGVTMFFIRRPALQVNWTGMTNVLDGPGLSHLSESAIVDIIASLMVLPNRMCFPLIDQIKVDQMKFPLPRGVVRVHVLEARDLVAKDTHMMGLVKGKSDPYTVLRVGNKQFKTKTIKENLNPRWNEVYEFVIHEAPGQELEVELYDEDKDADDFLGRFSLDCGDVRKDREIDEWFTLEDIESGQIHMKLQWFSLHTNQALLQETSDGLACAMLAVYLDSASNLPKDHREFTHNEKHGKPPKVARLTRRTNDPNSYVEFFIDQSKKSQKSKVVFASKDPTFDECFTFFVHSVNNQVLNVEVKEHEKKSSLGKLSLPLVWLLNAPDMALDKRFLLERSGTNSQIKMKAVLRILTLEKRKPEVATPPAPAEEKDSSTQTRPEPQTPAPAQPVQSVLKEKVPVSFVPLSRTQTVPAPMPSSVSSYNELQAEYTPYRRSTIVGSSSPAFHPSTPGQIHRYDSQSLFSENSIISSRLDLTDNAFYPEAILNHQGSFGQIHLTLRYATLRKRLIVIVSSCKDLFSCSESSSDTYVRMYLLPDQTWKHRRRTVVKKKTVNPVFNETFEFAVSLEEARTRNLDVAVKNNKMLHKRERKEIGMVLINMSEMDLIKGVTEWYELTLPGLKKTN; the protein is encoded by the exons ATGAGTGCTGCAGTCAGTGGGGGTCAAGAGCCCTCCATCTCTACTGGTGATCCAGGACTCAGTGTAAACGATGTCAGTCAGCTGATCATGGAGTTCCTGATGTTCATAACGAGAGCGATTGTCCTGTGCTATCCCGTATACCTGACCGGCTCTCTAGGACTCAGCATCAGCTGGATTCTTCTGATCATGCTCATGTGGACCATGTGGAAAAACAACCGCAGGTGGAAAGATCAGAGGATCGATACAGCTATTGACTTTTTGGAAAACGAGAAGGACGTGATCAGGAATGAACTCAAAGCCATGAACATGCCAGCTTGG ATTCACTTCACAGATGTTGAGAAGGCTGCTTGGATCAACAAG ATTCTTCAGCAAGCATGGCCGTTCTTTGGCATGTACATGGAAAAGCTTCTCGTGGAAAACATTCAGCCATCTGTAAGATTGTCCAACCCCCATCTGAAGACCTTCACCTTTACAAAAGTCCACATGGGACAGAAG GCTCCAACTATTACAGGGGTACGAGTGTACACACATGAGCTGGAAACAAGAGAGGTCATCCTTGACCTCAACATTAC TTATGAAGCTGATGTAGACATTGATGCAGATGTTAGAGCAGCCATCAAAGTTGGAGTCAAAGGCCTTCAG cttcaGGGAATGCTACGAGTAATTCTCGAGCCTCTGATTGGCCAGGCACCAATCGTAGGTGGAGTCACCATGTTCTTCATTCGTCGACCC GCTCTGCAAGTCAATTGGACTGGAATGACTAACGTTTTGGATGGTCCAGGACTAAG TCATCTGTCAGAGTCGGCCATTGTGGATATCATCGCCTCTCTCATGGTTCTGCCCAATCGTATGTGCTTCCCTCTGATTGATCAAATCAAGGTTGATCAAATGAAGTTTCCTCTTCCTCGA GGTGTCGTACGGGTCCATGTTTTGGAGGCCCGTGATCTTGTGGCCAAAGACACGCACATGATGGGACTTGTAAAGGGCAAGTCAGATCCATATACTGTGCTGAGGGTCGGAAACAAGCAATTCAAAACGAAGACCATCAAAGAAAATCTGAATCCACGCTGGAATGAAGTTTATGAG TTTGTCATTCATGAAGCCCCTGGGCAAGAGTTGGAGGTGGAACTTTATGATGAAGACAAAGATGCTGATGACTTTTTGGGCAG GTTCAGTCTGGATTGTGGGGATGTGAGaaaagacagagagatagatgag TGGTTCACCCTGGAGGACATAGAGTCTGGTCAGATACATATGAAGTTGCAatggttttctttgcacacaaaccAAGCACTACTGCAGGAG ACCAGTGATGGGCTCGCGTGTGCCATGTTGGCAGTATACCTGGACAGTGCCTCTAATCTGCCT AAAGACCATCGTGAATTCACCCATAATGAAAAGCATGGAAAACCACCCAAAGTAGCTCGG CTTACCAGAAGAACTAATGATCCTAACTCATATGTGGAGTTTTTCATTGATCAgtcaaaaaaaagtcaaaaaagcaAG GTTGTGTTTGCCTCAAAAGACCCAACTTTTGATGAATGCTTCACATTCTTTGTGCACAGTGTGAATAACCAAGTGTTGAATGTTGAG GTAAAAGAACACGAGAAGAAATCCTCGCTGGGCAAACTCTCTCTGCCATTGGTCTGGCTGCTCAATGCACCGGACATGGCCCTGGACAAGCGCTTTCTGCTGGAGCGCTCCGGAACCAACAGCCAGATCAAGATGAAAGCTGTTCTCAGG ATTCTTACGCTGGAGAAAAGGAAACCAGAGGTTGCCACTCCACCAGCTCCGGCTGAGGAAAAAGACTCATCTACCCAAACTCGCCCTGAGCCCCAAACTCCAGCTCCAGCTCAACCTGTACAGAGCGTCCTGAAAGAAAAAGTGCCGGTTTCATTTGTCCCACTCTCCAGAACACAGACAGTTCCTGCCCCCATGCCATCTTCGGTCAGCTCCTATAATGAACTCCAAGCGGAGTATACACCCTACCGACGAAGCACTATCGTGGGCTCCTCCTCTCCTGCATTTCACCCCTCCACCCCAGGTCAAATTCATCGCTACGATTCCCAAAGCCTGTTTTCGGAGAACTCAATCATTTCTTCTCGTCTCGATCTAACGGACAATGCTTTTTATCCAGA GGCCATCTTGAATCATCAGGGTAGCTTTGGACAGATCCATCTCACATTGCGTTATGCCACCTTAAGGAAGCGGCTCATTGTGATTGTCAGCAGCTGCAA GGATCTGTTCTCCTGCAGCGAGAGCAGCTCTGATACTTACGTCCGCATGTATCTGCTGCCTGATCAGACGTGGAAGCACCGCAGGCGCACTGTAGTTAAAAAGAAGACCGTCAACCCTGTCTTCAATGAGAC ATTTGAGTTTGCTGTGTCATTGGAGGAAGCGAGAACAAGGAATTTGGATGTTGccgtaaaaaacaataaaatgcttCACAAAAGAGAGCGTAAGGAGATTGGAATG GTTTTGATCAATATGTCTGAAATGGATCTCATCAAGGGTGTCACAGAATG GTATGAACTTACTCTCCCTGGGTTAAAGAAGACAAACTAG
- the LOC128019785 gene encoding dehydrogenase/reductase SDR family member 12-like: protein MSLYRNTVWFLKGLQEYTKGGYESAARSFVEADLEVSVSGRSFIITGANSGIGKAAACEIAKRGGTVHLVCRNEDRANEAKKDVVEQSKNENVHVHLVDMSNPRKVWEFANGFSQNHNLHVLINNAGCMVNQRELTEDDLEKNFATNTLGTYILTTALIPSLKKSENPRVITVSSGGMLVQKLNVEDLQFEKGSFEGTMAYAQNKRQQVIMTEQWAAQHKDIHFSCMHPGWADTPAVRSSMPDFYAKMKNKLRTEAQGADTVVWLAISETASRQPSGLFFQDRKAVSTHLPLASSRSSPDEDQKLMSKLEELAVKFKC, encoded by the exons ATGTCTCTTTACCGAAACACAGTCTGGTTCCTGAAGGGTCTACAAGAGTATACGAA GGGCGGTTATGAGTCCGCGGCGAGGAGCTTCGTCGAGGCGGATCTGGAGGTGAGTGTGAGCGGCCGCTCGTTCATCATCACCGGAGCGAACAGCGGCATCGGGAAAGCCGCCGCCTGCGAAATCGCCAAAAGAG GTGGGACAGTACATCTCGTGTGCAGAAATGAAGATCGTGCAAATGAGGCAAAAAAAGACGTTGTGGAACAAAGTAAAAATGAG AATGTCCACGTTCACTTAGTAGACATGTCCAACCCAAGGAAAGTGTGGGAGTTTGCTAATGGATTCTCTCAGAATCACAATCTACATGTTCTG ATCAATAATGCAGGTTGCATGGTCAATCAGAGAGAACTGACTGAGGATGACCTGGAGAAAAACTTTGCCACAAACACACTAG GGACATATATACTGACAACAGCACTGATTCCTTCCCTGAAGAAGTCTGAGAATCCCAGAGTG ATCACTGTGTCATCTGGTGGGATGCTGGTTCAGAAGTTAAATGTAGAGGACCTTCAGTTTGAGAAAGGCTCTTTTGAGGGCACCATGGCCTATGCACAGAACAAG AGGCAACAGGTGATCATGACCGAGCAATGGGCAGCTCAGCACAAAGACATCCATTTCTCCTGCATGCACCCCGGCTGGGCAGACACCCCAg CGGTGCGGTCATCAATGCCAGATTTCTAtgcaaaaatgaagaataaactCCGTACTGAAGCTCAAGGGGCCGACACAGTGGTGTGGCTGGCCATATCAGAGACTGCCAGCAGACAGCCCAGCGGCCTCTTCTTCCAAG ACAGGAAAGCGGTTTCCACACATCTGCCTCTGGCCTCCTCCAGGTCTTCTCCAGATGAAGACCAGAAGCTGATGAGCAAGTTGGAGGAGCTCGCTGTCAAATTCAAGTGTTAA
- the LOC128019784 gene encoding WD repeat and FYVE domain-containing protein 2, with protein sequence MAAEIHPRPQTRKPVLLSKIEGFQDVVNTAVIIPKEDGVISVSQDRTIRVWLKRDSGQYWPSVYHTMPVACSCMSFNPETRRISVGLENGTVSEFVLSEDYNKMTPARTYQAHQGGVTVVLFVLEMEWVLSTGQDKSFTWHCSESGQQLGTYRTTAWVSGLQFDVETRHAFVGDHSGQVTILKLEQDNCSLVTTFKGHTGNVTALCWDPVKRVLFSGSSDHSIIMWDIGGRKGTAFELQGHNDKVQGLCYASHTRQLISCGSDGGIVIWNMDVTRQETPEWLDSDSCQKCEQPFFWNFKQMWDSKKIGLRQHHCRKCGQAVCGKCSSKRSTFPLMGFEFEVRVCDSCHDSITDDERAPTATFHDSKHSIIHMQYEPTRGWLLTSGTDKIIKLWDMTPVVS encoded by the exons ATGGCAGCAGAGATTCATCCCCGTCCGCAGACACGAAAGCCCGTGCTGTTGAGTAAGATCGAGGGTTTCCAAGATGTGGTGAACACGGCTGTGATCATCCCCAAAGAGGACGGGGTTATCAGCGTATCTCAAGACAG gACAATCCGCGTGTGGTTGAAGAGGGACAGTGGTCAGTACTGGCCCAGTGTCTATCACACAATGCCAG TGGCATGTTCATGTATGTCATTTAACCCAGAGACAAGGAGGATCTCTGTAGGGTTGGAAAATGGCACTGTATCG GAGTTTGTTTTATCGGAGGACTACAACAAAATGACTCCTGCACGAACATACCAGG CTCATCAGGGTGGTGTTACTGTGGTGCTGTTTGTCTTAGAGATGGAGTGGGTTCTAAGCACGGGTCAGGACAAGAGCTTTACGTGGCACTGCTCCGAGAGCGGACAGCAGCTGGGCACATACCGGACCACAGCATGGGTATCTGGACTACA ATTTGATGTGGAGACCAGACATGCCTTCGTTGGAGATCATTCGGGTCAAGTGACAATCCTAAAGCTGGAGCAGGACAACTGCAGCCTGGTCACCACCTTTAAAGGCCACACAG GCAATGTCACAGCCCTGTGCTGGGATCCTGTAAAAAGGGTTTTATTCTCTGGAAGTTCTGATCATTCAATCATCATGTGGGACATTGGAGGCCGTAAAGGAACAGCTTTTGAGCTGCAGGGACACAA tgatAAAGTGCAGGGTTTGTGTTATGCCTCTCATACCCGTCAACTAATTTCCTGTGGCTCAGATGGAGGAATAGTTATCTGGAACATGGATGTCACACGACAAGAG ACTCCGGAGTGGCTTGACAGTGACTCGTGTCAGAAGTGTGAACAGCCGTTCTTCTGGAATTTTAAACAGATGTGGGACAGTAAGAAAATTGGCCTGCGACAG CATCACTGTAGGAAGTGTGGCCAGGCCGTGTGTGGAAAATGCTCCTCTAAACGCTCCACTTTTCCTCTAATGGGATTTGAGTTTGAGGTGCGGGTTTGTGACAGCTGTCACGACTCTATTACAGATGACGA ACGGGCGCCCACTGCAACATTTCATGACAGTAAGCACAGCATCATACACATGCAGTATGAACCCACCAGGGGCTGGCTGCTCACCTCCGGGACAGACAAAATCATCAAG CTGTGGGACATGACTCCAGTGGTATCATGA